From a single Brassica napus cultivar Da-Ae chromosome C9, Da-Ae, whole genome shotgun sequence genomic region:
- the LOC125592690 gene encoding uncharacterized protein LOC125592690, which produces MGGDGALLDGEGALSRWRRSSLSVATELKRWLSSNRKDICGSTVQDEGTSKQRSQAREQYSKDVVVGKKKKAEAFWKRIANYVAACPKLAGCAKRDPLHCKHRWHKINDLVCKFCGAYEAAAREKTSGQNENDILKQRKCEDGAQSSTSHATGEVDEGMARPPGVKAAKSRGKKPLEGKGLCEFEQMWNIRQEDLSRKERLTKMGLLAKPEPLPEYEECLKKKLINELFST; this is translated from the exons ATGGGTGGCGATGGAGCTCTCCTCGACGGCGAAGGAGCTCTCTCTCGGTGGCGACGAAGCTCTCTCTCGGTGGCGACGGAGCTCAAACGGTGGCTCTCCTCGAATCGAAAG GACATTTGTGGATCCACGGTTCAAGACGAAGGAACATCAAAGCAGAGGAGTCAAGCCAGGGAACAATACAG CAAAGATGTTGTTGTTGGGAAAAAGAAAAAGGCTGAGGCCTTCTGGAAGAGGATTGCAAACTACGTCGCTGCTTGTCCGAAGCTTGCAGGCTGTGCGAAAAGAGACCCATTGCACTGCAAACACCGATGGCACAAGATCAATGATCTAGTCTGCAAATTCTGTGGAGCATATGAAGCTGCAGCAAGAGAGAAAACTAGCGGCCAAAATGAGAATGACATTCTCAAGCAA agaaaatgtgaAGATGGTGCACAATCGTCAACATCTCACGCAACTGGTGAAGTAGATGAGGGAATGGCTCGGCCCCCTGGTGTTAAGGCAGCCAAGAGCCGTGGTAAGAAGCCACTGGAGGGGAAGGGGCTTTGTGAGTTTGAGCAGATGTGGAACATTAGACAAGAAGATTTGAGTAGGAAAGAAAGGCTCACCAAGATGGGTCTACTGGCTAAACCAGAGCCACTCCCTGAGTACGAGGAATGTCTCAAGAAGAAGCTCATTAATGAGCTGTTCTCCACTTAG